Part of the Thermoanaerobaculia bacterium genome is shown below.
CCCTGGTAGTCGGGAGCGAGAGGATACGTGGCGTGGGCAACGCCGTCCCGATCGGTGTAGACCAGGCCCGCCTGCTTCCCGTCGGCGCCGGGGAGCCATCCCAGCATGTGGTCGAACGAGCGGTTCTCCATCGTCACGACCACGATGTGCCGGATCCCGGACCTCTGGGGGTTCGGAAGCCGCGTCGCGGGCTTCTTCGCCTCCGCGAGCCCGGCCCAGGAGACCACGGCGAGCAACAGCAGGCCGGCACGCACGCGCATTCTTTCCATCCTTCGCTCCTTTTCGGGCGTCTCCGATCCGGCTTTCGGCCGAGACACCGCCGACGACGGGGAGAGCAATCGACGTGCCGCGACCGGTCGATCGAAGAGATCGCTAGGCGAGGAAGCGGGAGAAGAGCTCTTCGAAAGAATCGGAATCGTCGGGAAGGAGGGCGATCGCCCGCACGCGGCGCTCGAGCCCCGCGATCCCCCGAAACGCGACCGGCTCGCGAAAGGCGATCTCGTAGCGAGGCTCGTCGAGGATCGCGAAGCGCAGCGTGTCGCGCCGCTTCGTGAACGCGCCGGGAGCCAGGCGCGACACGCCGAGCACGTTTGCGGCGTCCACGTCGGCGGACCATCGCATCCCGAATCGCAGGCGCAGCGTGCGTCCGTCGAAGGTCGCCGGTCGAAGCCTGAGCCCCTGGAAATCGCCGAGGAGCCAGAGGACCGTGTAGACGTCGAGGGCGGTGAACGTCCACGCCGCGCGAACGCTCCAGCGCGCCAGCAGCAGATGCGCCCCGAGCCCTTCTCCCGCGATCAGCACGAAGAAGCCGGCGAGAATCGTTCCCCACCCGCTCGCGCGGTGGAAGGTGACGCCGGGTTCGGCCCGGCGCCCGCTCTCCGCGGGCGGCGGCGACCGCCGCCATGACAGGAGCGCATACCAGAGGATCGCCGCTTCCGCCGAGACGAAGCCGGCGAGGCGGCCGGCGCCGAAGATGCCCTCGCAGGCGATCCGGATCTTCTCGACCGGATCCGGCGCCCCGGCCGACCGGAGCACGCGGGAGACCTTCCGGGCTCGCGCGACGACGACCGCGAGGAGGACGATCTCGAGGATCGACCCGAGGGACGCGAGGGAGTGGAGGAAATCCTGTTCACCGCGCGGGACGATGAACCGGGCGAGCAGCATTCCGCCGCCGAAAATCGGGATCAGGGTCGCCGGATGAGCGCCGCGGCGGACGACGAGAACGTAGTAGAGCACCGGGATCGTGAGACAGAGATCGAACGTCACGGCCCAGGCCGCCATCTCCGGCGCCCGGGCGAAGAGCGGCGTCCGGACGATCGCGGCGCAAACGGCGGCGATCAGGGTCGCCGACGCCCAGAACCGCGCCGTAAACGGCCGGCGGACGACGGTGGCGGAGGCGCTCATATCCGAATCTTACGCGAGACGGCTCAGAGGGTTTCGCGCCCGCGCGGCGGGAATCGGGAACCCGCCGCGCGGGTTACTATTGGCGAATGGTCGGACACTTCGATCCCGCGGGGAAGCCGGTCGCCGGATAGCCTCCTCGCCCCCGCCCGGGAACGCCCGGAGCTCGCGGAAGTCGCGGAAGCGCTCCGGCGCGCGGGGGTGCGCGCGCAGAACGAGAGCGCGGGTCCACGCGCTCAGAATGAACGCGCGGGGGTGCGCGCGCAGAACGAGAGCGCGGGTCCACGCGCTCAGAACGAACGCCCGGGGGTGCGCGCTCGAAGCAATTCCCGCGCGAAAGAGCATCCCCCTCTCGTCGTCTCGGGCGCGGTCGGGGCGCTTCCCGGCGCGATCGCGGCGCTGCTCGCCGAAACGGGTCCGGTCATCGTCGTGACGGCCGACGAAGCGTCGGCCGAGACGGTCGCTTCGGACGCCGCCGCGTTCGGCGGCGCCGGGATCTGTTCGGCGCCGGAGCCGTCGCTCACCCCTTACCAGCGGGTCGCGCCCTCGCTCAAGTACCGGCGGTCGGAGTTCGCGCTCCTCTCCTCCCTCGCCGACGGAACCTGCCGCATCGCCAGCGTGCCGGTGCGATTCCTCTTCGCCCGCCTCCCGTCTCCCGAGAGCTTTTCCGAGCGCCGTTTTCCGGTCGCGCGCGGAGCGACGATCGAGCGGGGCGCGCTGCTCGCGTTCCTCGCCCGAGAAGGGTACGCGGCGTCCGACCTCGTCACCGAGACGGGGGACTTCGCCGCGCGGGGAGGGATCGTCGACGTCTTTCCGCCGGACCGCGACCGCCCGATCCGGATCGAGCTCGACGGGGACGAGGTCGCTTCGATCCGGACGTTCGATCCGGACACGCAGCGATCCGACGCCGTCCTCGACCGAATCGTCTTCGGCGCGCTGGCCGCGGTTTCCGAGTCGGAGGAGGCCGAGGCGCTGCTCGAGGAAAAGCTCGGCCGCGCCCCGTCCGCGGCCGAGAGGACGCTCTTCCTCCCCGCCCTCGCCGGCAACGCCGCGATGCTCTTCGACTTCGCGCCGGGCGCGGAGATCGTCGTCCTCGAGCCGGCCGCGGTCGAGGAGTCCGCGCGCCGCTGGGAAGAGCGGGTCGCCGCCGACTACGAGCCGGAGCGGGACGCGATCGCCCCCGAGGCGCTGCTCCATCCGGGCGCCGCCCTCCGCGACGCCCTCGCGCGCCGGACGACCGTCGCGCTCGACCGGCTGGGACTGGCGCCCGGCGCTCCGGTCGCGCTCGCCGCGGAGGAGGTGACGGCCTTCGACGGCCGCGTGAAGGAGGCCGCCGCCGAGCTCCGCGCGGCGGCCGCGCGCGGCGACACGGTCCTCGTCGCCGTCCATCCGAAGGGGGGACCGGAGAAGCTCAGGCGCTTCGCCCGCGAGCTCGACGTGCGCGCGACCCCGATCCCGGGCCCGATCTCGGGGGGCTTCCGGCTGCGCGAAAGCGCCCTCGTCGTCTACTCCGAGGAGCAGATCTTCGGCGAGGACCGCACGACTCCCGCGCCGCGGCGGCGCGCCGCGGAGGCGTTCCTCTCGGACCTGCGGGACTTGAAGCCCGGCGATTTCGTCGTCCACGCGGACTACGGGGTCGGCCGCTTCCGCGCGCTGCGCCGCATCCCGGTCGAAGGCGCCGAGCGCGAATTCGTCGAAATCGCCTACGTCGACGACAAAACGCTGCTCCTCCCCGTCGAGCGCCTCGATCTGGTCCAGAAGTACTCGGGCGCGGAGGGCGCCGAGCCGA
Proteins encoded:
- a CDS encoding CarD family transcriptional regulator; this encodes MRARSNSRAKEHPPLVVSGAVGALPGAIAALLAETGPVIVVTADEASAETVASDAAAFGGAGICSAPEPSLTPYQRVAPSLKYRRSEFALLSSLADGTCRIASVPVRFLFARLPSPESFSERRFPVARGATIERGALLAFLAREGYAASDLVTETGDFAARGGIVDVFPPDRDRPIRIELDGDEVASIRTFDPDTQRSDAVLDRIVFGALAAVSESEEAEALLEEKLGRAPSAAERTLFLPALAGNAAMLFDFAPGAEIVVLEPAAVEESARRWEERVAADYEPERDAIAPEALLHPGAALRDALARRTTVALDRLGLAPGAPVALAAEEVTAFDGRVKEAAAELRAAAARGDTVLVAVHPKGGPEKLRRFARELDVRATPIPGPISGGFRLRESALVVYSEEQIFGEDRTTPAPRRRAAEAFLSDLRDLKPGDFVVHADYGVGRFRALRRIPVEGAEREFVEIAYVDDKTLLLPVERLDLVQKYSGAEGAEPKVDRLGGASWGRKKAAARKAVKDLSEDLLRIYARRAQAQGFAFSKDSPWQKEFEDAFEYVETPDQAQAIADVKRDMERPSPMDRLLCGDVGYGKTEVAMRAAMLAVLSKKQVAVLVPTTVLASQH